A window of the Natronomonas salina genome harbors these coding sequences:
- a CDS encoding CDC48 family AAA ATPase: MERRVTLTVQGAEKRDAGRGVARLPESARQSLGVLSGDTVVVEGERPTVTKVWPAGDGDGTVRIDAETRANAGVNIGETVTVRPVSVEDADEVVVELPVTVDDELLDAVASELRDRPLQVGEQLRLEPPGVRATVVETSPDGTVRVTGRTTVRVREASAGEPETRTESSASGPTATGEDRSAPEPAADVTYEDIGGLDEELEQVREMIELPLSEPELFRKLGIDPPSGVLLYGPPGTGKTLIAKAVANEVDAHFEVVDGPEIVSKYKGESEERLREVFDRAVENSPAVIFVDEIDSIAGARDEDADMENRVVAQLLTLMDGLEDRGQVIVIGATNRVDVVDPALRRGGRFDREIEIGAPDEDGRREILEVHARGMPLADDVDLDQLAARTHGFVGADVHSLVTEAAMRALRDRDEREDLEVTKADFEAALAAVDPSAMREYVAETPHVTFEDVGGLEEAKQVLTEAVEWPLSYGRLFDVTNTDPPSGVLLYGPPGTGKTLLARALAGESDVNFVSVAGPELLDKYVGESEKAVREVFDRARQSAPAIVFFDEIDAVAGVRGESSEASERVVSQLLTELDGLTDNPNLVVLAATNRRDALDPALLRPGRLETHVEVPDPDEAARREILAVHARGKPLGDDVDLDELAAETEGFSGAELAALLRESSMRAIRELATELGPEAANERADEIVIGNEHVTAAMEQVRK, from the coding sequence ATGGAACGGCGGGTCACGCTCACTGTGCAGGGGGCCGAGAAGCGGGACGCGGGACGGGGGGTCGCCCGGCTCCCGGAGTCGGCCCGGCAGTCCCTCGGCGTCCTCAGCGGCGACACCGTCGTCGTCGAGGGCGAGCGGCCGACCGTCACGAAGGTGTGGCCGGCCGGCGACGGCGACGGGACGGTCCGCATCGACGCCGAGACCCGCGCCAACGCCGGGGTGAACATCGGCGAGACGGTGACGGTCCGCCCGGTCTCCGTCGAGGACGCCGACGAGGTCGTCGTCGAGTTGCCCGTGACCGTCGACGACGAACTGCTGGACGCGGTCGCCTCGGAGCTCCGCGACCGACCGCTGCAGGTCGGCGAGCAGCTCCGGCTCGAACCGCCGGGCGTCCGCGCGACCGTCGTGGAGACCTCCCCCGACGGCACCGTCCGCGTCACCGGACGGACGACCGTGCGGGTCCGGGAGGCGTCGGCCGGCGAGCCGGAGACGCGGACCGAATCGTCGGCGTCCGGGCCGACCGCGACGGGCGAGGACCGGTCGGCTCCCGAGCCCGCGGCGGACGTCACCTACGAGGACATCGGCGGCCTCGACGAGGAACTGGAGCAGGTCCGCGAGATGATCGAGCTGCCGCTGTCGGAGCCGGAGCTGTTCCGGAAGCTCGGCATCGACCCGCCGTCGGGGGTGCTGCTGTACGGCCCCCCCGGCACCGGTAAGACGCTCATCGCGAAGGCGGTCGCCAACGAGGTCGACGCCCACTTCGAGGTCGTCGATGGCCCGGAAATCGTCTCGAAGTACAAGGGCGAGAGCGAGGAGCGGCTCCGGGAGGTGTTCGACCGCGCCGTCGAGAACTCCCCCGCCGTCATCTTCGTCGACGAGATCGACTCCATCGCGGGCGCCCGCGACGAGGACGCGGACATGGAGAACCGCGTCGTCGCCCAGTTGCTCACCCTGATGGACGGCCTGGAGGACCGCGGGCAGGTCATCGTCATCGGCGCGACGAACCGCGTCGACGTCGTCGACCCGGCGCTGCGCCGCGGCGGGCGCTTCGACCGCGAGATCGAGATCGGCGCGCCCGACGAGGACGGCCGTCGGGAGATCCTGGAGGTCCACGCACGCGGGATGCCGCTGGCCGACGACGTCGACCTCGACCAGCTGGCGGCCCGGACCCACGGCTTCGTCGGCGCCGACGTCCACTCGCTGGTCACGGAGGCCGCGATGCGCGCGCTGCGAGACCGCGACGAGCGCGAGGACCTCGAGGTGACGAAGGCAGACTTCGAGGCCGCCCTCGCGGCGGTCGACCCCTCGGCGATGCGGGAGTACGTCGCGGAGACGCCCCACGTCACCTTCGAGGACGTCGGCGGCCTCGAGGAGGCCAAGCAGGTGCTCACCGAGGCCGTCGAGTGGCCCCTCTCCTACGGCCGGCTGTTCGACGTGACCAACACCGACCCGCCGTCGGGCGTGCTGCTGTACGGGCCCCCCGGAACCGGCAAGACGCTGCTCGCGCGGGCCCTCGCCGGCGAGAGCGACGTCAACTTCGTCAGCGTCGCCGGCCCCGAACTGCTCGACAAGTACGTCGGCGAGTCCGAGAAGGCCGTCCGCGAGGTGTTCGACCGCGCGCGGCAGTCGGCGCCCGCCATCGTCTTCTTCGACGAGATCGACGCCGTCGCCGGGGTCCGGGGGGAGTCCTCGGAGGCCTCCGAGCGCGTCGTCTCCCAGCTGTTGACCGAACTCGACGGGCTGACCGACAATCCCAACCTCGTCGTGCTGGCGGCGACGAACCGCCGGGACGCTCTCGACCCCGCCCTGCTCCGGCCGGGGCGCCTCGAGACCCACGTCGAGGTCCCGGATCCCGACGAGGCGGCCCGCCGCGAGATTCTGGCGGTCCACGCCCGCGGCAAGCCGCTCGGCGACGACGTCGACCTCGACGAACTGGCCGCCGAGACAGAGGGCTTCTCGGGAGCGGAGCTGGCGGCGCTCCTCCGGGAGTCGTCGATGCGGGCCATCAGGGAGCTGGCGACCGAACTCGGTCCCGAGGCCGCCAACGAGCGCGCCGACGAGATCGTCATCGGCAACGAGCACGTGACGGCGGCGATGGAGCAGGTCAGGAAGTGA
- a CDS encoding PAS domain-containing response regulator has product MTEKGSPRADASALARSIADEVPHVLHVDDDRAFLELAETFLSRHGLIASTAESTTEARERLASSAVDCIVCDYDMPEENGVEFLESVRADRPNLPFVLFTGKGSEEVASEAISAGVTDYLQKETGTEQWRVLANRVENLVERRRSERLAEYSFRAMETAREGISLIDVDGRFVYVNRAYADFVGYDREDLVGRHWEELYQDADLEDVYDEVLPAVRQDGEWEGEHVYLRADGSTIPVDHALSYCEEGVLVCLIRAGG; this is encoded by the coding sequence ATGACCGAAAAGGGGTCACCGCGCGCGGACGCGTCGGCGCTCGCGAGGTCGATCGCCGACGAGGTGCCCCACGTCCTCCACGTCGACGACGACCGCGCCTTCCTCGAGCTGGCCGAGACGTTCCTGTCCCGCCACGGGCTGATCGCCTCGACGGCCGAGAGCACGACCGAGGCCCGGGAGCGGCTGGCGTCGTCGGCCGTCGACTGCATCGTCTGCGATTACGACATGCCGGAGGAGAACGGCGTCGAGTTCCTCGAGTCCGTCCGGGCGGACCGCCCGAACCTGCCCTTCGTCCTCTTCACCGGGAAGGGAAGCGAGGAGGTCGCCAGCGAGGCCATCAGCGCCGGCGTCACCGACTACCTCCAGAAGGAGACCGGCACCGAGCAGTGGCGCGTCCTCGCCAACCGCGTGGAGAACCTCGTCGAGCGGCGTCGCTCGGAGCGGCTCGCCGAGTACAGCTTCCGGGCGATGGAGACCGCCCGCGAAGGCATCAGTCTCATCGACGTCGACGGCCGGTTCGTCTACGTCAACCGCGCCTACGCCGACTTCGTCGGGTACGACCGCGAGGACCTCGTCGGCCGGCACTGGGAGGAGCTCTACCAGGACGCCGACCTCGAGGACGTCTACGACGAGGTCCTCCCCGCGGTCCGACAGGACGGCGAGTGGGAGGGCGAGCACGTCTACCTCCGGGCGGACGGCTCGACGATCCCGGTCGACCACGCACTGTCCTACTGCGAGGAGGGCGTCCTCGTCTGCCTCATACGGGCCGGCGGATAG